The Bacteroides fragilis NCTC 9343 genome includes the window CATAAGTAATCATCGGCTCAATATCCGCAGCATCAAAATGAACTTCTTTATCAAAAACCGCATCATCTTCACTCTTCAGAGTTTTCCAATACTGCACTGCCTGATCCCATTCTTCTCCCTGAGGTGCATTCTCACGGCCTTTGATATATTCGAAAGTCACTTCATCCGGTGCAATCATACCTCCACGGGCCCCCATCTCAATAGAAAGGTTACAGAGCGTCAACCGACCTTCCATCGTAAGGCTACGGATCGCTTCACCCGCATATTCTACAAAATATCCGGTCGCACCACTCGTTGTCATTTTCGACATCATATAGAGAGCGATGTCTTTGGCTGTTACTCCCTTGCCCAACTTACCATCCACCGTGATGCGCATGGTCTTGGGACGTGACTGCAAAATACACTGAGAAGCAAGTACCATTTCGACCTCACTTGTACCGATACCAAAAGCAACCGCTCCCATCGCGCCGTGAGTGGAAGTATGTGAATCGCCGCAAACAATGGTCATCCCAGGTAAAGTAAGTCCTCGCTCCGGACCAACCACATGGATAATACCATTCCGCTTGTCCATCATTCCATAATGAGTCAAACCAAAATCAGCTGCATTCTTAGTCAGTGTATCCACCTGAGTCTTTGAAACAGGATCTTCAATTGGTTTATCCTGATCGTGAGTCGGCGTATTATGGTCTGGCATACAATATACTTTCTCCGGACGAAACACCTTAATCCCGCGTGCACGCAATCCGGCAAAAGCTTGAGGACTGGTTACTTCATGACAATATAATCTGTCGATATAGAGCTGTGTAGGGCCATCTTCCACTGTAGTCACTACGTGTGCATCCCATATTTTATCAAATAATGTATTCATCTTTTTATTTATTATTTTATGATTTACAAATTACGTTTGGAGTCACATCATTTAGTAAACTTGTTAATACAGTCGATATAAGCTTCTACCGATGCAGCGATAATATCCGTATTCGCACCAAATCCATAGTACATCTGATTATCATATTCAACCTGCATGTGTACCTTGCCCACATCGTCACTTCCTTTACTAATGGCCTGAATTGTAAATTCCTTCAGAGTCATATGACGGTCAATAATACGCTTCAGAGCCTTGATGGCGGCATCTACCGGACCATTACCACTGGCAGCCGCTTCAAATTTCTCTCCGGCAATATTCAATCCGAGGCTGGCAACAGAACGGACTCCTACTCCGCTGGTCACCTGAAGATATTCCAATTTGATGCGATGGTTACCACTTCTGTCTGCACCCGCCAATACCAGAATATCATCATCATGAATATCTTTCTTGCGGTCGGCAAGTTTCAGGAATTCTTCATATACTTTATCCAGTTTTTCCTGATCCAGTGTCACCCCCAGAATGGAAAGGCGATTTTTCAAGGCAGCACGTCCGCTACGGGCAGTCAACACAATAGAATTATCATCAATACCTACATCATGCGGATCAATTATTTCATAAGTCTGCACATTCTTAAGTACTCCATCCTGATGGATACCCGAAGAATGTGCAAATGCATTGCGTCCCACAATGGCCTTATTAGCCTGTACCGGCATATTCATCAGACTCGATACCATGCGGCTGGTAGGATAAATCTTCTGAGTATTGATATTCGTCTCAATATCAATCTCGTGATGGCTCTTAATAATCATTGCTATCTCTTCAAGGGCTGTATTTCCGGCACGTTCACCGATACCGTTGATGGTAACTTCTACCTGACGGGCACCGTTCAATATACCGGCCATCGTGTTGGCAGTAGCCATTCCCAAGTCATTATGACAATGGGTAGAAATAATCGCATTCTCGATACCTGCTACATGATCTACCAAATATTTAATTTTCGCTCCATACTCTGAAGGCAGACAATATCCCGTCGTATCCGGAATATTCACTACAGTAGCTCCTGCTTTAATAACTGCCTCGATCACACGGGCCAGATATTCATTATCCGTACGTCCGGCATCCTCCGCGTAGAATTCCACATCATCTACAAATCGACGGGCATATTTCACCGCTGCTACAGCACGTTCTATGATTTCCTCTCGAGTTGAGTTAAACTTATATTTGATATGCGAATCTGAAGTTCCGATTCCCGTATGAATACGCTTATGCTTAGCAAATTTCAAAGCATCCACAGCTACATCTATAT containing:
- the leuC gene encoding 3-isopropylmalate dehydratase large subunit, which codes for MNTLFDKIWDAHVVTTVEDGPTQLYIDRLYCHEVTSPQAFAGLRARGIKVFRPEKVYCMPDHNTPTHDQDKPIEDPVSKTQVDTLTKNAADFGLTHYGMMDKRNGIIHVVGPERGLTLPGMTIVCGDSHTSTHGAMGAVAFGIGTSEVEMVLASQCILQSRPKTMRITVDGKLGKGVTAKDIALYMMSKMTTSGATGYFVEYAGEAIRSLTMEGRLTLCNLSIEMGARGGMIAPDEVTFEYIKGRENAPQGEEWDQAVQYWKTLKSEDDAVFDKEVHFDAADIEPMITYGTNPGMGMGITQHIPTTDGMNETTKASFLKSLDYMGFQPGEALLGKKIDYVFLGACTNGRIEDFRAFASIVKGHQKAEHVIAWLVPGSWMVDAQIREEGLDKILEDAGFAIRQPGCSACLAMNDDKIPAGKYSVSTSNRNFEGRQGPGARTLLASPLVAAAAAITGVIADPRELM
- a CDS encoding 2-isopropylmalate synthase translates to MSDRLFIFDTTLRDGEQVPGCQLNTVEKIQVAKALEVLGVDVIEAGFPISSPGDFNSVIEISKAVTWPTICALTRAVQKDIDVAVDALKFAKHKRIHTGIGTSDSHIKYKFNSTREEIIERAVAAVKYARRFVDDVEFYAEDAGRTDNEYLARVIEAVIKAGATVVNIPDTTGYCLPSEYGAKIKYLVDHVAGIENAIISTHCHNDLGMATANTMAGILNGARQVEVTINGIGERAGNTALEEIAMIIKSHHEIDIETNINTQKIYPTSRMVSSLMNMPVQANKAIVGRNAFAHSSGIHQDGVLKNVQTYEIIDPHDVGIDDNSIVLTARSGRAALKNRLSILGVTLDQEKLDKVYEEFLKLADRKKDIHDDDILVLAGADRSGNHRIKLEYLQVTSGVGVRSVASLGLNIAGEKFEAAASGNGPVDAAIKALKRIIDRHMTLKEFTIQAISKGSDDVGKVHMQVEYDNQMYYGFGANTDIIAASVEAYIDCINKFTK